Below is a window of Burkholderia cepacia DNA.
ACGCGGGCCACGAGCCGAGCACGTTCAGCACGAAGGTCGGCGCGTACTTGCGGTCGGTCGTGACCGCCACCGTCAGGTCGTCGAGCTTCCTCACGTTCGCCGCGACGTTTGCCTTCGTTAGGCCGATGCCGGTCAGCACGGCCGCGGGCCCCTTGTCGAGCAGCACCGCGCGCTGGATCGACCACGCGACGTCGTCGGCCGTCAGCGGATTGCCCGAGTGGAACTTGAGTCCGGGGCGCAGCTTGAACGTATAGGTCAACCCGTCGGTGCTCACTGTCCACGACTGCGCGACGTCGCCGTTGAATTTCGACGGATCGCGCAGGTCGACGCGCACGAGCCGGTCGTAGGTGTTCGCGACGTATTCCTCCGGCACCAGTTCGTAGATCTCGCCCGGGTCCAGCGTCGTGAATTCGTCGAGCAGCGTGGCCATCACGAACAGGTCCTTCGGCGTCTCCGCATGCGCGGCGGACAGCGGAACGGCGGCGAGAACGGATGCGGCGGCCAGCGCCGCGACGAGCCGGGATGTCAGGGGTTTCATCTGCGCTCCATGTGTCGTTGAAATCGTTGAACGTGAACGGTGAGGAGAATGCGTCGGGCCATCACATCAGGCGCCACGGGCCGCTCGCCGCGTTGTCGATCTGCGGCAACGCGTGCGAGCCGGGCAGTTCGTAGTGCCACCATTCGCTGTCGATATGCACGAAACCGGCCGCGTGCATCACGCCGAGCAGCAGCAGGCGGTTGCGTTGCACGGTTTCGGGCAGCCCCGCGTGGAAGTGGCCCGACGCGGCGACCATCTCGTCGAAGCCCGTGCCCATGTCGAGCGGTTCGCCGCTCGCGTCGACCAGCGTCAGGTCGAGCGCCGTGCCGCGGCTGTGATTCGAGCCGCGGCCGAGATCGGCGATGAAGTCCGGATCGGGCAGGAAATCCCACAGCACCTGCTGCGCTTGCGGCGGCCGGTATGCGTCGTAGATGCGCAGTGTGAAGCCGGCTTGCGCGGCAATGTCCACCGCGCGGCGCAGCGCGGCTTCGGCCGGCGCCAGCAGCAGGCAGTGCGCGTGGCGGTAGATCGGCTTGCCGGTCAGGTTGCGCCCGGTCGCGTAGACGAGATCGATGTCGACACGATGCGTAGCGGGCGTGATTTCGACGAGGCGGTGATCGTTCATCGGCAGGGCAGGCTCACTCAGGATTCGAATTGGTCGAACGTGTGCTGCAGTTCGCGGTTGCGTGCGACACGCCGGTCGATCGCGGGGCCGAGGCGATCGACCACGGCCGTGATCAGCAGGTTGAACAGGCAGGTGAGCGGCGCGAGCGAATCCCAGAACTGGCCGACGTCGGTCTTCACCTGCAGCAGGTCGGCCGGCCAGTCGCGCGCCCACGGGCACGACAGATCGGTGACGAGCGCGAATGGCTGTCCGCGCTCGGCGGCCGCCTGGCAATAGCGGCGCGCGCTGCGCGAATACGCGCGCGTATCGGTGACGATGCAGTACGGCCGCTCGAATTCGGAGTTCAGTGAATCGACGTACGAGCCCGACTGGCCGTCGGAATAGAACACGCGCGGGCGCAGGTATTCGAGGTAGCTGCTGAAGGCGTTGCTGATCCCGCGCGTCGACTGGATGCCGAGGATGAACACCGCGTCGGCCTGCGCGATCCGGTCGGCGACCTGCGCGAACACGGGGCCTTCGGCGAGCCGGTACACGTGCCGGATCGCATCGAGTTCGCGTTCGAGCGACGACGCGAGCGTGCCGTCGTTGCCGCTGCCGTTGCGTTCGGCCGGTGGCGTGCCGGCGACACGGCGGTATTCGTCGAGCCGGTCGGTGATCATCCACGGACGATCGCCGCCGCCGCGCAGTTCGCGTTTCAGGTCGTCGAGATTGCGGTAGCCGACGCTGCGCAGGAAGCGTCCGACCGAGATGCCGCTGGTGCCGGCCTGCTGCGCGATCTGGTCGGCCGTTTCAAGCCCGAGCCGGTCGAGGTTCGCGAGCATGTAGCTCGCGATGCGCTTGGCGGTCGGCGTCAGCTCGGCATAGCGGGATTCGACGGTACGGGCGAACGCGCAGGTCATCGGCTGTTAGATCATTGTCGTCTGATGATCGAATGTCATCCATCTAACAAAGCCAAAATCATTCGCGCCAGCGGAGAAAAACTATGGTGTGAGGATAGGTGATAGGGTCGAAAACGCGTTAGAGGGAGGGGCGGTACGTCAGGGCACGTTTATGTCTGTCAGGCATATTTCGCGTTTATGTCTGACAGGAATAATTTGCGTTTATGTCTGTCAGGCATATACTGCATTGATTGTCCTCGGGGATCCACGCCGTGAACTTCATCGTCAATACGCCCGCGCAACTGGGCGAAATCCTGTCTTCCGCGCGTCAGGCAAAGGGCCTGACGCAAGCGGAAGCGGCCGGGAGAATCGGCGTGGGCCAGTCGCGCCTGTCGTCGCTCGAAACCTCGCGTACCGAAAGCCTGTCGCTCAGCCAGTTGCTTGAGTTGACCGCGCTGTACGGTCTCGAACTCAGCATCCGCACGAAGGACGGGCGCGACGCAGCCGACGTCGAGTGGTAAGCGATGGGACGCAAAACGCACACGCGCGCGTTGTCGATCTGGACGAACGGCCAGCGGGTCGGCACGTGGCGGATTCCCGCACGCGGCGACATGGAACTGCTGTACGACGCCGGCTGGAAACAATCGGCCGTCGGCCGCCCGTTATCGCTGTCGCTGCCGTTCGGTGTCGGCGACGCACCGCTGCGCGGCGAACGCGTGAATCACTTCTTCGACAACCTCTTGCCGGACAGCGATGCCATTCGGCGCCGCCTGGCCACTCGGTTCGGCACGGCGACGACCGAGCCGTTCGATCTGCTCGCCGCGCTCGGCCGCGACTGCATCGGCGCGGTGCAATTGCTCGGCGAGGACGATGCGCCGGCCGGTCTGGATCGCATCGACGGTACGCCGCTGTCGGACGACGACGTGGCACGTGTGCTCGATCAGGCGAGCGGGGTCGCGACGGCAGGCGGGGACGACGACGATTTCCGGCTGTCGCTGGCCGGCGCGCAGGAAAAGACCGCACTGCTGTTTCATGACGGGCGCTGGATGCGCCCGCATGGCGCGACGCCGACGACGCATATTCTGAAATTGCCGCTCGGGCTGGTCGGTAACAAGCGGGCCGATCTGACGGCCTCCGTCGAGAACGAGTGGTTGTGCCTCGCGATCCTGCGTGCGTTCGGCCTGCCGGTCGCGCAGGCGGAAATCGAGCGTTTCGGCGCGTACAAGGTTCTGTCCGTCGCACGCTTCGATCGCGCGTTGCATCGCGATGGCGGGTGGCTGTTGCGCTTGCCGCAGGAGGACTTCTGCCAGGCGCTCGGCGTGCCGCCTCATCTGAAGTACGAGTCGCAGGGCGGCCCCGGCATACCCGATCTCGCCGGCCTCCTGCGCCGTTCCGAAACGGCGCGGGAGGATCTCGACACGTTGTTCGCCGCCCTGATCGTGTTCTGGATGCTCGCCGCACCGGACGGGCATGCGAAGAACTTCAGCCTGCGCCTGCTGCCCGGCGGCCGTTTCCGGCTGACGCCGCTTTACGACGTGATGTCGATCTGGCCGGTCGAAGGCGACGGCGCGAACCAGTGGTCGTGGCACAAGGCGAAGCTCGCGATGGCCGTGCACGGCAAGCGCAAGCACTATGCGATGCGCGATATCACGCGACGGCACTTCAGCGCGATGGCCGAGCACTGCCTGCTCGGCGATATCGCGACGCCGATCGTCGAACGGCTCGTCGCGATGACGCCGCATGTGATCGAATCGGTCGCCTCGGCGTTGCCGCCCGGTTTTCCGGCACGGG
It encodes the following:
- the ddpX gene encoding D-alanyl-D-alanine dipeptidase, which gives rise to MNDHRLVEITPATHRVDIDLVYATGRNLTGKPIYRHAHCLLLAPAEAALRRAVDIAAQAGFTLRIYDAYRPPQAQQVLWDFLPDPDFIADLGRGSNHSRGTALDLTLVDASGEPLDMGTGFDEMVAASGHFHAGLPETVQRNRLLLLGVMHAAGFVHIDSEWWHYELPGSHALPQIDNAASGPWRLM
- the sapR gene encoding sap1 transcriptional regulator SapR → MTCAFARTVESRYAELTPTAKRIASYMLANLDRLGLETADQIAQQAGTSGISVGRFLRSVGYRNLDDLKRELRGGGDRPWMITDRLDEYRRVAGTPPAERNGSGNDGTLASSLERELDAIRHVYRLAEGPVFAQVADRIAQADAVFILGIQSTRGISNAFSSYLEYLRPRVFYSDGQSGSYVDSLNSEFERPYCIVTDTRAYSRSARRYCQAAAERGQPFALVTDLSCPWARDWPADLLQVKTDVGQFWDSLAPLTCLFNLLITAVVDRLGPAIDRRVARNRELQHTFDQFES
- a CDS encoding helix-turn-helix domain-containing protein, giving the protein MNFIVNTPAQLGEILSSARQAKGLTQAEAAGRIGVGQSRLSSLETSRTESLSLSQLLELTALYGLELSIRTKDGRDAADVEW
- a CDS encoding type II toxin-antitoxin system HipA family toxin; its protein translation is MGRKTHTRALSIWTNGQRVGTWRIPARGDMELLYDAGWKQSAVGRPLSLSLPFGVGDAPLRGERVNHFFDNLLPDSDAIRRRLATRFGTATTEPFDLLAALGRDCIGAVQLLGEDDAPAGLDRIDGTPLSDDDVARVLDQASGVATAGGDDDDFRLSLAGAQEKTALLFHDGRWMRPHGATPTTHILKLPLGLVGNKRADLTASVENEWLCLAILRAFGLPVAQAEIERFGAYKVLSVARFDRALHRDGGWLLRLPQEDFCQALGVPPHLKYESQGGPGIPDLAGLLRRSETAREDLDTLFAALIVFWMLAAPDGHAKNFSLRLLPGGRFRLTPLYDVMSIWPVEGDGANQWSWHKAKLAMAVHGKRKHYAMRDITRRHFSAMAEHCLLGDIATPIVERLVAMTPHVIESVASALPPGFPARVAERILGGLRFAAQRLDAMPLE